The Afifella aestuarii DNA segment CCCCCCCCCCCGTATCCGGGTCATCTCCTGTGATGAAGGATCCTCCTTAACGTCTCACTGCACCGACCCCGCCGAAGGTGAGTTCGGCGATCGCCGGCGGTGCGGCTTATGCTGCCGCAGCGTCACCAACGCCTTAGAAAAGGCGATCTTGTGGAGACACAATTAAGTTCGAGAAAGATTTGGCCGAGAGGGCGCGGCCTCCGCGCGGAGAGCAGGTTGGTGGCCGAGCTTCGTCCCCTCACCAGACCGGCGGCGTGGTGACCCAAAGGATGCGCGTCCTCGCCTCTGCGAGGTTGCGGAAGCGGTGCGGCAGTCGGCTTTCGAAGGCGAAGGCATCGCCCTCCTTCAAACGGTAGACACTGCCGTCGACGAAGAGCTCCAGGCGGCCTTCCAGCACGACGCCCGTCTCTTCGCCATCGTGGCTGTAGGCTTCCTCGCCCGAGCCGCCGCCAGGCTCCAGGACGATCTCCATCATTTGTAGCGTGCCTTCCTCGTTCGTCGTGAGGAAGGATTTGACCATGCCTTTGGCGCCGAAATCCACCTGCCGGCGCTCAGCCGCACGAACGATGCGCCGGGCTTCGAGTTCGGACTTCGCCTCCATGTCGCCGAAGAGCGTGAAGACCGGCATGTCGAGCACATTGCAGATCGCCCTCAGCGCCCGCACGGAAGGCGAAGAAATGCCCCGCTCGATCTGGCTCAAGAGACCGACCGAGATTCCGGCGCCGTCGGCGACCTGCTTCAGCGAAAGACCGCGGCCGCGGCGGGCTTCGCGGACCGCCGAGCCGAGCGAACGGTCCTCTTCCCCCGGCTCGTTGTCGAGTTCCTGAACGGCCAGGGCTTCGCGCGGGTTCGAACCCATCATCCGTGCGCTCTCTTTTTCATCACCATGAACACAATATGGGATTTCTGCTTTCTGGGAAACCGTTCGGCAGCGGGGTTCGCATTCTAACTCCCCCTGGCTCCTCGAAGCCAATGAACACGCCGACCCTGCCACAAAATCATTCAATTCGCGGGTTTGCGCGTTTATCGGATTTCATGATAATGAACGTATGCGCGTTTTCTTGACGCGTCCGATCGTTAGGCCTCGCTTCAGTTGCGGCGCTTTTATCGATCACAGCGGAAGAAATAAATGGGGAATTTCATGAATATGAAACACGTCGCCTCGCTCGCCTTCGGTCTCGCGATGGCGTTTGCAGCCCCTGCCTATGCCGAATCCGTCAATGTCGGCGTCACCACGACAGGCGTTCCCTTCACCTTCGTCGACACGGCAAGCCAAGAGCCGACGGGCGCGATGGTCGATCTCGCCAAGGCCATCACGGCGGATATCGGCGACGAGGCCGAGTTCAAGGTCGTGGCGTTTTCCGCGCTGATCCCGGCGCTTTCGAGCGGCAAGATCGACCTCATCTCGGCCGGCATGTTCGCCACCGACGAGCGCAAGAAGGTGGTCAACTTCTCCACCCCCGTCTATTCCTACGGCGACGCCATGTTCGTCGCGGCAGACGATACGACGGACTACACCCTCGATGATCTGAAGGGGGAGACGGTCGGCGCGCAGATCGGCACGACCTTTGCCGACAAGCTTCAGGCTCTCGGCACGTTCGGCGAGGTGAAGCTCTACGATTCCATCGCCGACATCATGCGCGACGTGAAGCTCGGGCGCATCAAGGCGGGCTTCGGTGACAAGCCGATCGTCGCCTACCAGATCTCTGAAAAGCCGCAACTCGGCGTGCGCCTCGTGGAAGGCTACGAGCCCATGCAGAAGGGCGATGTCGCTGTGGCCGTCTCCAAGGAAAATTCCGCCCTTCTGGAGAAGGTCAATGGAGCGATCGCGAAGCTGAAAGAGAGCGGCGAGCTCGACAAGATCTTCGCCAAATACGGCCTGTGAGAGGGGCTCTCGAACGTCGCGGTATGATGATCCTTCTCATGCGTGAGGCGGCCTTCGGGCCACCTCACCGGCGAGGTCTCGCATGAGCGACTTCTTCGTCAGTGCGCAAACCTACCTGCCCATCCTCCTCAAAGGCATGTGGCTGACGATTTCCGTCACGCTCCTGTCGCTGGCGCTTGCCACCGCGCTCGGGCTGGTCTGGGCGTTGTTTCGCACCTCGGGCCTCCGCTGGCTTTCCATCTCGACACGCATCGTGGTGGAATTCGTGCGCGGCATCCCGATCCTGGTCGTTCTCTTCTACATCTATTTCGTGATGCCGGAATTCGGCCTCGACCTCACCGCCTTCCAGGCGGGCGTGGCGGGCCTCGCACTCACCTATTCCTGCTATATTGGGGAAACCTTCCGGGCGGGCATCGAAGCCGTCGACCGGGGCCAGGTGGAGGCCGCCAAATCGATCGGCATGAAGACGCCCTTGATGATGCGGCGGGTGGTGCTGCCGCAGGCTTTCAGGATCGTGGTGCCGCCCTACGCCAACAACATGGTGATGCTTCTGAAGGATTCCTCGCAGGTGTCGGTGATTTCGGTCGCCGAACTCACCATGCAGGGCAAGATGCTCGCCTCCTCCACCTTCGACAACATGACCGTCTTCACGCTCGTCGCACTTCTCTATCTGTGCCTGACGGTCCCGCTCAATTTCGCCATGCGCTATGTCGAGGTGAAGATGGGGCCGGCGCGATGATCAAGCTCGAAAACGTCCACAAGAGCTTCGGCGACCATGAAGTCCTGAAGGGCGTCGACGCGGAGATCGACAAGGGGCAGGTCGTGTGCCTGATCGGGCCGTCGGGTTCCGGCAAATCGACGCTTCTGCGCTGCATCAACGGGCTCGAAACCTACCAGGCCGGCCGGATCAGCATCGACGACGAGACCGTCGACGTCACCGCCCCTTCGATCCACGATCTGCGCACGCGCGTCTCCATGGTCTTCCAGCGCTTCAATCTCTTCCCGCACAGGACGGCGATCGAGAACGTCATGGAAGGGCCGCGCTACGTCCTGAAGCAGGACAAGGCTGCGGTGCGGGAGAAGGCGGAGCGGCTGTTGACGCGGGTCGGGCTCGCCGACAAGCTCAACGCCTATCCCGCGGCCCTTTCCGGCGGCCAGCAGCAGCGCGTGGCGATTGCCCGGGCGCTCGCCATGGAGCCGGAGGCGATCCTCTTCGACGAGCCGACCTCGGCGCTCGATCCCGAAATGGTCGGAGAAGTCCTGCAGGTCATGCGGGCGCTGGCGGAAGAGCACATGACCATGCTCGTCGTCACGCACGAGATCCTGTTTGCGCGGGAAGTCGCCGACCGCGTGCTTTTCCTGGACGGTGGCCGCATCGTCGAGGAAGGTGCGGCCGACGAGGTGCTGCGGCAGCCGAAGAACGAACGCACCCAGGATTTTCTACGCCGCGTCACCCATCCGGTTTGATCATCGAACCTTCGGAGACTGCCATGTCAGAACATGTTGCTTCTCTTTGGGCCGCCACCGCCACGCCGGCGCCGGAGACACCGCCGCTCATCGGCGAGGTCAGTGCGGATGTCGCCGTCATCGGCGCGGGCTTTACGGGTCTTTCCACCGCGCTCAGGCTCGCCGAAGGCGGGGCCAAGGTCGTCGTCATCGACGCATACGAGCCGGGCTTCGGCGCGAGCGGGCGCAATGGCGGCCAGGTGATCCCCGGCCTCAAATACGATCCCGACACGCTCGACAAACTCTACGGCGAGGCCACGACAGAATTTGCCGGGCGCACGGCAGATACGACGTTCGCGCTCATCGCCAAACATGGCATCGCCTGCGATGCCGCCCAGCACGGCTGGATCCAGGCATCGCTCAAAGAGAGCCACCTGCCGCTCCTGCGCACCCGCATGGAAGAATGGCAGCGGCGCGGGGCACCGGTGGACATGCTCGACGCGGCGGGCATGGCGGAAAAGACCGGCAGCGAGCGTTTCGCCGGCGGCTGGATCGATCGCCGTGCGGGGCGCCTGCACCCGCTCAATTACGCCCGTGGGCTTGCCAAAGCCGCGATCGCGGCCGGCGTCCGCGTCTGCGGCGACAGCGAGGCGCGTTCGCTCACACGCACAGAGAGCGGCTGGATGATCGCGGTCGGCTCAAGGGGCAAGCTCCGCGCCAATGAGGTGGTGGTGGCGACCAACGGCTATACCGGCAGCTTGTGGCCCAAGCTGAAGGCGACGGTGGTGCCGGCCACCAGCATCCAGATCGCCACCAGACCGCTTCCCGAGGACCTTCTCGCCAAAATCTTGCCCGAGCGCAGCGTCGTCTCGGACAGCCGGCGCATCGCCAATTATTTCCGCATCGGCCCGGAGAACCGCTTCATGATCGGCGGGCGCGGCCCCTTCGGCGCCCCGGAAGTGCCAGGCCATTACCGCCGGCTGATTGCGGCCATGCACACGCTCTACCCGCAGACGCGGGAGCTCGCGATCGACTATTTCTGGGCCGGACGCGTGGCGATGACGCGCGATCACCTTCCGCATGTGCATCAGCCGGCGCCCAATCTCACCATGGCACTCGGCTACAACGGCCGCGGCGTCGGGCTTGCGACCTCGCTCGGCCAGGCGATCGGCGCGCATCTTCTCGACCGCTCAGCACCCCTGCCGCTGAAGCTCACCGACATCACGCCTTTGCCGGCGCACGGCCTGCACCCGATCTACGCCACGGCGATGATCAACTATTATCGGCTGAGAGATTTTTTCGAGAAGTAGGGGCGACAACTTTCGGCGCCCGTTCGCGAGGATGGGCGCCGAGCGTCTCCGCCAAGCCCCAAACCGCACGCCTACGCAGGCGGCAAAGCATCAAAAATGTCGTTGGATGAACGCTTTGGCGGGGTGCCGGCGCGCCGTATTCGGCGCGCCTCCCGAAGAGTGGTGCCCAGGAGAGGACTCGAACCTCCACGCCTTGCGGCACACGGACCTGAACCGTGCGCGTCTACCAATTCCGCCACCTGGGCTCGGGAGCGGGCACCCCCTTAAGCCCTGGCGAGGGGTGAAGTCAATCGGAAGTGTCGCTCGATGACGGACTTTCCGTCGCGCGCGGCTTATCGGCGATCTGAAGGGCCGGCGGGGACCCGGATGGGGCCGGCAAAGCGGGGTCTGCGGCCTGGCGGCTCTTCACCCTTTGCACCAGCCGTCCCTTGCGCCGCTCGCGGATCCTGACCCGCTTGATGCGGCGCGGATCGGCCTCCAGGATCTCGATCTCGAAACCGTCGAGCGCATTGACGATCTCGCCCCGGACCGGGATGCGACCAAGCAGCGTATAGATGAGCCCGCCCACGGTCTCGACCTCCTCGCCGAGCTCGCCCATCTGGAAGGCGGGGCCGATCACGTCGGCCAGCTCGTCGAGTTCGGCACGGGCATCGGCGACGAAGACGCCTTCCGCCACTTTGGCGATATCGGCATCTTCCTCGTCGTCGTGCTCGTCTTCGATTTCGCCGACAATGGTTTCCACGAGATCCTCGAGCGAAACGAGACCGTCGGTGCCGCCATATTCGTCGATGACGAGCGCCATCTGCGTGCGCCCCGCCTGCATCCGCTCCAGGAGCATGCGCGCCGGCATGGAAGGCGGCACGAAGAGAATGGGGCGGATAATGCCGGACGAGCGCAGCGGCTGGCTGAGATCAACGGGCGAGAAATCCAGCGAGGCTGAGAAACGGAAGCGGCGTTCCGTCTCCTCCTCGGCCGCCGCCATGCTTTCAGGCTGCTCCAGATCCTTGCGCGCATGCTCAAGCATCCAGCCCATGACGTCCTTCAGATGGACCATGCCCATCGGATCATCGAGCGTTTCGCGGTAGACGGGCAGGCGCGAATGCCCGGCCTCCTTGAAGGCCATCAGGACGGTGGCGAGCGGCACGTCATGGTCGACCGCGTCGATATCGGCGCGCGGCACCATGACATCGTCGACACGCATATCCCCGAGCTTGAGGACGGCGCGCAGCATGGCGCGCTCTTCCGGCGCGAAGGCTTCTCCGTCGACTTCGTCGGCGGCGAGCACATGTTCGATTTCGGAGCGCGCGGAGCCGTTCGACTTGCCGCCGATCAGGACCTTGAAGCTCGCGCGCAGGCGATCTCCCACACTTTCGGGCGTAGATTCATCGTAAGAAAGCCCCGCAGGACTTCGAGATCGGTCGTCGTTCATGATCCTGGGACCGGAAAGGCAGCATCGGCCTGACGATAGGGATCGGCAATGCCGAGCCGGGCCAGCGCGTCCTTCTCCAGCGTTTCCATCTCCTCTGCTTCACTGTCTATTTGGTGATCATGGCCCAGCAGATGCAAGCAGCCATGCACAAGTAAATGGGCGAAATGGTCGAGAAAAGCTTTCTTCTGCTCTTCGGCTTCACGCTCGATCGTCTCAAAAGCGAAGACGATGTCGCCCAAAAGCGGTCCCGGCGGCTGCGGATAGGACAAGACGTTCGTCGGCTTGTCCTTGCCGCGCCAATCGCGGTTGAGGCGCGCGATCGTCGCATCGTCGGTCAGGACGATGCTGAGCTCCACAGGCTCAAGGACACCTTGCGGAGGCGTCCAGCCGGCCACGGCAAGGGCCGCGTCAACGGCCTTGTCCATCAACGGGTCGAGCTCGCTCTGCGAAGGCCAGGCCTCCGTCTCGCGAATCACGTCGATCGCAACGGGAGACATGTGTCCTCAGAGCTCGCCCTTGGAGACCGCACGGCTTTGCTTGTCATAGGCATCAACGATGCGCTGCACGAGAGCGTGGCGCACCACGTCCTCCGCGCCGAAGCGCACGATCTCGATGCCTTCCACGCCGTTCAGGATGCGCGTCGCTTCCATGAGGCCGGAAATGTCGCCTTCCCTGAGATCAATCTGCGTCGGATCGCCGGTCACCACCATTTTCGACCCTTCGCCGAGGCGGGTCAAAAACATCTTCATCTGCATCGCGGTGGTGTTCTGCGCCTCATCGAGGATGACGACGGCATGGGAGAGCGTGCGCCCGCGCATGAAGGCGAGCGGCGCGATCTCGATCGTGCCGGAAGCGAGAAGCCGCTCCACCTTGTCGGCGGCCATCATGTCATAGAGGGCGTCGTAAAGCGGCCTGAGATAGGGATCGACCTTCTCGCGCATGTCGCCCGGCAGAAAGCCGAGCCTCTCGCCGGCTTCGACCGCGGGGCGCGATAAGATGATGCGTTCGATGTCGCCGCGCTCCAGAAGGGCGGCGGCGAAGGCGACCGCGAGATAGGTCTTGCCGGTGCCGGCCGGACCGATGCCGAAGATGAGCTCGCAACGGTCCATCGCCCGAATATACGTGTCCTGGCGCGGCGTGCGGGCGGTGACGGAGCGCTTGCGCGTGCCGATCTGGGCAAGCTGCACGCGCGAGCCCGTCTCCAGGCTCGGCAGCGACCATTGTGCGCCCGGCGTATCGGCCATGCGGATCGCACCCTCCACGTCGCCCTGCAGCACGTCGTGACCTTCCAGGAGACGCTGATAGAGCGTGTTGAGGATGGCGCGCGCCTGACGCAGCTCGTCCGGCTCGCCGATGAGGCGCACGACATTGCCGCGGGCGACGGCTTCCACGCCGATCCGCCGCTCGATCAGGGCAAGGTTCTGGTCGTATTCGCCGAAAAGAGCGCTCGCCAGACGGTTGTCGTCGAAGACGAGTTCGATCTCTTCCGAAGTCGCGGATCTTTCCCGCTTCGGCCGCGGACGCGACACTGCCATCAGGCGGAAAGCCTTTCCAATGGGGGGCTCATCAGGCTGGCGAAAAGAGAGTTGGCGCCGATCTCATCCACCTTCACGGTGACGATCTCGCCGATCAGATGCGCCGGCGCATCGACATGCACGGCCTGCAGGAAGGGCGAGCGGCCGACGAGCTGGCCTGGACGCCTGCCGGGCTTTTCCAGGAGCACATCGATGACCCTGCCCTGCATGGCCGCATTGAAGCGCGTCTGCTGTTCGCTCAAAAGCGCCTGAAGGCGCTGCAGACGTTCCGACTTCACGGCTTCGTCCAGCTGCTCACGCTCGGCCGCCGGCGTGCCGGGACGAGGCGAATATTTGAAGGAATAGGCCG contains these protein-coding regions:
- a CDS encoding cupin domain-containing protein, which encodes MMGSNPREALAVQELDNEPGEEDRSLGSAVREARRGRGLSLKQVADGAGISVGLLSQIERGISSPSVRALRAICNVLDMPVFTLFGDMEAKSELEARRIVRAAERRQVDFGAKGMVKSFLTTNEEGTLQMMEIVLEPGGGSGEEAYSHDGEETGVVLEGRLELFVDGSVYRLKEGDAFAFESRLPHRFRNLAEARTRILWVTTPPVW
- a CDS encoding substrate-binding periplasmic protein yields the protein MNMKHVASLAFGLAMAFAAPAYAESVNVGVTTTGVPFTFVDTASQEPTGAMVDLAKAITADIGDEAEFKVVAFSALIPALSSGKIDLISAGMFATDERKKVVNFSTPVYSYGDAMFVAADDTTDYTLDDLKGETVGAQIGTTFADKLQALGTFGEVKLYDSIADIMRDVKLGRIKAGFGDKPIVAYQISEKPQLGVRLVEGYEPMQKGDVAVAVSKENSALLEKVNGAIAKLKESGELDKIFAKYGL
- a CDS encoding amino acid ABC transporter permease, with product MSDFFVSAQTYLPILLKGMWLTISVTLLSLALATALGLVWALFRTSGLRWLSISTRIVVEFVRGIPILVVLFYIYFVMPEFGLDLTAFQAGVAGLALTYSCYIGETFRAGIEAVDRGQVEAAKSIGMKTPLMMRRVVLPQAFRIVVPPYANNMVMLLKDSSQVSVISVAELTMQGKMLASSTFDNMTVFTLVALLYLCLTVPLNFAMRYVEVKMGPAR
- a CDS encoding amino acid ABC transporter ATP-binding protein, which produces MIKLENVHKSFGDHEVLKGVDAEIDKGQVVCLIGPSGSGKSTLLRCINGLETYQAGRISIDDETVDVTAPSIHDLRTRVSMVFQRFNLFPHRTAIENVMEGPRYVLKQDKAAVREKAERLLTRVGLADKLNAYPAALSGGQQQRVAIARALAMEPEAILFDEPTSALDPEMVGEVLQVMRALAEEHMTMLVVTHEILFAREVADRVLFLDGGRIVEEGAADEVLRQPKNERTQDFLRRVTHPV
- a CDS encoding NAD(P)/FAD-dependent oxidoreductase — its product is MSEHVASLWAATATPAPETPPLIGEVSADVAVIGAGFTGLSTALRLAEGGAKVVVIDAYEPGFGASGRNGGQVIPGLKYDPDTLDKLYGEATTEFAGRTADTTFALIAKHGIACDAAQHGWIQASLKESHLPLLRTRMEEWQRRGAPVDMLDAAGMAEKTGSERFAGGWIDRRAGRLHPLNYARGLAKAAIAAGVRVCGDSEARSLTRTESGWMIAVGSRGKLRANEVVVATNGYTGSLWPKLKATVVPATSIQIATRPLPEDLLAKILPERSVVSDSRRIANYFRIGPENRFMIGGRGPFGAPEVPGHYRRLIAAMHTLYPQTRELAIDYFWAGRVAMTRDHLPHVHQPAPNLTMALGYNGRGVGLATSLGQAIGAHLLDRSAPLPLKLTDITPLPAHGLHPIYATAMINYYRLRDFFEK
- a CDS encoding hemolysin family protein, yielding MGDRLRASFKVLIGGKSNGSARSEIEHVLAADEVDGEAFAPEERAMLRAVLKLGDMRVDDVMVPRADIDAVDHDVPLATVLMAFKEAGHSRLPVYRETLDDPMGMVHLKDVMGWMLEHARKDLEQPESMAAAEEETERRFRFSASLDFSPVDLSQPLRSSGIIRPILFVPPSMPARMLLERMQAGRTQMALVIDEYGGTDGLVSLEDLVETIVGEIEDEHDDEEDADIAKVAEGVFVADARAELDELADVIGPAFQMGELGEEVETVGGLIYTLLGRIPVRGEIVNALDGFEIEILEADPRRIKRVRIRERRKGRLVQRVKSRQAADPALPAPSGSPPALQIADKPRATESPSSSDTSD
- the ybeY gene encoding rRNA maturation RNase YbeY, with amino-acid sequence MSPVAIDVIRETEAWPSQSELDPLMDKAVDAALAVAGWTPPQGVLEPVELSIVLTDDATIARLNRDWRGKDKPTNVLSYPQPPGPLLGDIVFAFETIEREAEEQKKAFLDHFAHLLVHGCLHLLGHDHQIDSEAEEMETLEKDALARLGIADPYRQADAAFPVPGS
- a CDS encoding PhoH family protein gives rise to the protein MAVSRPRPKRERSATSEEIELVFDDNRLASALFGEYDQNLALIERRIGVEAVARGNVVRLIGEPDELRQARAILNTLYQRLLEGHDVLQGDVEGAIRMADTPGAQWSLPSLETGSRVQLAQIGTRKRSVTARTPRQDTYIRAMDRCELIFGIGPAGTGKTYLAVAFAAALLERGDIERIILSRPAVEAGERLGFLPGDMREKVDPYLRPLYDALYDMMAADKVERLLASGTIEIAPLAFMRGRTLSHAVVILDEAQNTTAMQMKMFLTRLGEGSKMVVTGDPTQIDLREGDISGLMEATRILNGVEGIEIVRFGAEDVVRHALVQRIVDAYDKQSRAVSKGEL